DNA from Candidatus Neomarinimicrobiota bacterium:
TGCAAGTCACCTTTTTTCTCAGAGGATAAAAGCGTTAATTCAGGTATTTTTTCACTTATGTCAGCTATACTGTCGTCTTCAGCATTTTTTACTTCCAAAGTCAGCTTTACATTTCCCATAAAGTTGTTCATCAATTCTTCACTTGTACCGTCCGCGATAATTACACCTTTATCAATAATCAGAATCCGATCAACCGTCGCTTGGATTTCCTGCAGAATATGGCTCGACATCAGTACCAGCTTTTCCTTACCGAGATCTTTAATAAGCTCGCGAATTTCTACAATTTGGTTTGGATCCAAGCCAGTGACCGGCTCATCAAGAATCAGAATATCGGGGTCATGAATCATGGCAGCGGCAAGACCAATCCGCTGGCGGTATCCCTTGGAACAGGATGAAATGGATTTATGAACTACGCCTTTTAGACCGCACTTTGCTACGACCCGGCGAAGTGCTTTTGTAAAATCTTTTTTCACGATACCCCGAACCTGTGCAATGAATTCCAGATATTCATGGACAGACATTTCACCGTAAAGCGGATTTGTCTCGGGTAGATAACCAATTTGTCTTTGTATTTCAAGTTGAGACTCACCAATGTCCATTCCATTTACCTCAACAGATCCTGATGTCGGCGCTAAAAATCCTGTAATCATTTTTAGAGTTGTAGTTTTTCCTGCACCGTTGGCACCAAGGAAACCCACAATTTCTCCGTCGGAGATATTAAAATTAATGGACTTTACCGCCTCTACATTGCCGTAGTTTTTTGTCAAATTTGTTATTTTTATCATATAATGATCTACAATTTCATTAGAATTAACGGGTGCGAAATTAAAAGATTTATAAAATATCCAAAACGATTTCTTCATTTTTATGAAAATTGTAGAAAAGGGAATTGTGCGATGTATCACCAAAAATAATTCCCTGTTGTTTTCCATTTAGCTAAACTTGTATTTTGGAATATAAATAAACAATAGAAAGGCATATTATGAAACCAATTAAAATCATTTCAGCCTTGATGCTGACATCACTTTTATTCTGGTCGTGTGAGGAACTCCTTCAGGATGAAGAGTCCATCACGAGCAACCCTGATGAACTTGTCGGCACATGGGACAGAGACAGTATGGTAGTTTCCATGGAAGCAACAGTGAGTTCGGATCAGGTACTGTATCACTTTTTTGAAGAAGGTACGGGGGCGCTTACTATAACCGGCGATCATGCAGCCTCGCTCACTTATCTTTGGCCATTAGCATATTTGAATTCCTTTGATGATTCAGGAGAATGTATAGACGCCAACGGTGATTATATTGACGCTGTTGATGAAACTGATTGTATGAATATGGGCGGAACGTGGGTTGATGGATCACAGGACGAGCCAACTTTTATATCGTCTAATATTGATATGATTTCTATGTTGAAATCGATTATTGAAGGGAGCTCAACAGAGCAAATAATTACTATATTCGGTATTAGTAACGATGTTGACGGCTCTGGAAATGATACAGAACATGCATTTGTTGAGGTGCTCACAATTCCGATATGGTCTTCATTAGACGACCTTGATACTTTCGACCCTGACTCATTTAGAGTAGCTGAATATGTGAATGATGAACCGACCTACACGTACGACTCTTCGAATTTTTCAGCAACTGTCTCCGCCATGACTTTGTACAAGGTTACAGAAACAGATTCAACGTGGTCCGTGGATTCCACAACAACAGTTTCTGTAAGTGGAACACTCGCCCTGACCAACCTCACTATTCCGGCAAACACTCCGACAGAGACTGCATTCATTTTTGATCCATCGGAATTTGAAGAAAATGAAGGCGGACCTACACAGCTTACCATTAATGCTGATGGTACGTTTAACGGAATTGATCAGTGGACAGAAGAAGATTCATTAGGAAATGAAACAACCACAATTGATACCTTCAGCGGCAATTGGACAGCAGACAGTATAAACATAACTATCATTGAGGATGGGATGGATGACGAAGGAAATGCCTATATTGATACATTTTCAATGCGATATTATGTTGTCGGAAACAATGCAACTTTTATCATTGAAGAAAGCCCCTGCGGGGACGATGCCAAGGATGATGAAGGGAATCCCATCAGCGAAGATGAATGTTTGGATGAGATGGAAAATGCAATTCTGTTTGATGACGGCAGCCTGACAGCTATGACCATGAAAATGCGCTTATATTTTCATCGTTCCAGTAGTTCTCGCCCCTTCATTCCGATGTTTGTCCAGGAAAATAAAAGTCAAAAGATTAATTATAATCGCTTGGCTATCCAATCATGGAAAAAGCTGATTTCTCGATGATGAGGTAATTCGAACAATGGATTAAAAAACGCCCCGACCTTTTTGGCTGGGGCGTTTTAGTTTAAGCTAAAATTGAGCTCACTAAAATTGAAACTAATATGCTTTAAGATTAGATGAATGCGCCCTTTTTAAAGAACAATTTATATTAACCTCACTATCATTATCCCCTATGACAGGGAAAAGAAAACTGAGCAATTACAATAATGCACTTTATATGCGATAGTGCGGGCAGCAAAGGGTCTGTTAGGTTTACGGAAGTGTCGTCTGGTAAATATCGTGAATTCGGAGCAAACCTGTACAAAGTCCGTTTTCGTTCATCACCGGTAAAACAGAAATTTGCGACGTTCTGTCTTCCATGAGACTGACTGCATCACTAAGTGGTAACGTATCCAAAACGGACACCGGATTCTTTGTCATCACTTCTTCAGCAGAAAGTTGATCAATGTCGCCATTTTCAGCGAGGCATCGCCTGAGGTCGCCTTCGGTCACGATTCCAGAAAGGGATTGATTTTCATTCAGAACAAGAGCCGCGCCTTGCGGTTTTTCTGTCATTTGGATAACGACATTCCTCAATTTTTCATCAGAATTTACAACAGCACAATCTTCCAACGGCTGCATGATATCCTGAATATGTAATCTTAATTTTTTTCCAAGGTCACCACCCGGATGATATCGAGCGAAATCGTCGTGCTTAAAACCGTTTGCGCTCATCAAAACCGCAGCCAGCGCATCGCCAACCGCTAACGTAAGTGTTGTGCTGGATGTTGGAACAATTCCGAGCGGATCGGCTTCTCTGCTTACAGAAGCATCCAATACAATATCTACTTTTTCTGCAAGCCTAGAATTTGAATTTCCAATGATTCCTATTAATGGTGATTGGAATTCCCTCAATATGGGAACAAGCCTCAGAATTTCATCTGTACTACCGCTTTTGGATATAAGGATAGTTGGATCGCCAGGATGGTAAATCCCAAGATCGCCATGAAGCGCTTCTGCAGCATGTAAAAATACTGCTTGGGTTCCGGTGCTGCAAAATGTGGCAACTATTTTCTGAGCAATGAGTCCAGATTTCCCAAGACCACACACAACTACTTTCCCGTCGTGATTCTGAATTAAATCTGCCGCTTTTACAACATCGGAAGGAATCCGGGCAGAAGCTTTAATTAATTCTTCAGCTTCGACTGTAAATATTTGCTTGGCAACGTTGGCTAAATCTGTTTTATTCATATGTTTTTCTCATGATTTGATTCACATCTACAAGAAAATAAACCCAATTTAACTTAAAACCGAACCGACATTTTTATCTTTCCGTCCAAAGTTGGCTGAAAGGATGCTGCGATTGTCTCTTTTTTATAAACCATTCCGAATCCCCGTCCAATGACGGTTCCAAGCCCGGCGCCAAACATCACATCGCTTAGATAATGTTTATTATCTTGAATTCTGCTCAAGCCAACAACGAAAGCCATTGTGTAAGCAGCCACACCAATTTTGAATCCGAATAATTCCTGCGAAACCGCAGCAATCGTGAAGCTGTGGGATGTATGTCCCGATGGAAAAGAACGGCTATTTGATAGATTTGGTCTTTCACGCGCGACGCCATATTTCAATCCGTATGTTAAAACAGTTGACGTCGCCATTGAGGTAAATGCATATTTAAATTTTCTATGAAGATCTAATTTTGAGTTATCGGATAAAAAATGCTCAGCAATAATGCCTCCGGTAAGAATTCCGATAGACCAACCATCCATAACGAAATCATCTGCAAAATTTGCCGTGGACTCAGACATGAGCCCTTGGCGTTGGGCGTAGGATTGAAGGTTTGTATCATATTGGTAAGCAATCACAGCACCGAGAATAGTTGAACCAATGATAATTTTATTAGATTTACCACTATATGATTCATGAATTCCTGCTTTTATATAGTCGGGAATTTTTTGATCCTTTGGAAACAAAATATTTATTCCCAAGATTAAAAGGATTAGCGATCGACGCATTTAAGAGAATATGGTTCGTTCTTCTGCTGTAGAATCAAAAACGGTTTGCATCATAACTTTATCATCTGCTGTCATTTGCACACCCCTTCTATCCATGACTTTTTCTGCAACATGAATAGCCTTATCCAATCGATATTCCGTATAATTTGTGTCCGGTCCTCCCCAAGTAAACGATGGAATATGATTTGGGTGAAACCCGTTCCCAAACATATTACAGGATGATCCCACAGTTGTGCCCGTGTTGAGCATCGTGTTAATTCCAGTTTTCGAATGGTCTCCCATGATAAGCCCAACATGCATCATTCCGGTGTCAACCATTTTACCATCGCAAATCATGCTTACATTTCCGTAATCATTTTTCAAATCACTCGTGTTTGTATTGGCTCCAAGATTCACCCAAGAACCCAAATAAGAATGGCCCAAAAAACCATCGTGTTGTTTATTGGAATAAGAATGAATGATGGATTCTTCAACCTCACCGCCGACTTTGCATTTTTCTCCAACAGATGTTCCTGAAAGTATTCTTGCACCAGCTTTTACAATCGTGTTCTTTC
Protein-coding regions in this window:
- a CDS encoding ATP-binding cassette domain-containing protein, which produces MIKITNLTKNYGNVEAVKSINFNISDGEIVGFLGANGAGKTTTLKMITGFLAPTSGSVEVNGMDIGESQLEIQRQIGYLPETNPLYGEMSVHEYLEFIAQVRGIVKKDFTKALRRVVAKCGLKGVVHKSISSCSKGYRQRIGLAAAMIHDPDILILDEPVTGLDPNQIVEIRELIKDLGKEKLVLMSSHILQEIQATVDRILIIDKGVIIADGTSEELMNNFMGNVKLTLEVKNAEDDSIADISEKIPELTLLSSEKKGDLHRFNFEYAREFDPREAVFHYAVESGWVIFKMTPHTANLEEVFRTLTNSEGGNG
- a CDS encoding KpsF/GutQ family sugar-phosphate isomerase produces the protein MNKTDLANVAKQIFTVEAEELIKASARIPSDVVKAADLIQNHDGKVVVCGLGKSGLIAQKIVATFCSTGTQAVFLHAAEALHGDLGIYHPGDPTILISKSGSTDEILRLVPILREFQSPLIGIIGNSNSRLAEKVDIVLDASVSREADPLGIVPTSSTTLTLAVGDALAAVLMSANGFKHDDFARYHPGGDLGKKLRLHIQDIMQPLEDCAVVNSDEKLRNVVIQMTEKPQGAALVLNENQSLSGIVTEGDLRRCLAENGDIDQLSAEEVMTKNPVSVLDTLPLSDAVSLMEDRTSQISVLPVMNENGLCTGLLRIHDIYQTTLP
- a CDS encoding phosphatase PAP2 family protein is translated as MRRSLILLILGINILFPKDQKIPDYIKAGIHESYSGKSNKIIIGSTILGAVIAYQYDTNLQSYAQRQGLMSESTANFADDFVMDGWSIGILTGGIIAEHFLSDNSKLDLHRKFKYAFTSMATSTVLTYGLKYGVARERPNLSNSRSFPSGHTSHSFTIAAVSQELFGFKIGVAAYTMAFVVGLSRIQDNKHYLSDVMFGAGLGTVIGRGFGMVYKKETIAASFQPTLDGKIKMSVRF